AGGCCTTGGGCGCGGGCGACATCGACGCCGCGATGGATCGAATGCACCCAGGCGGCGCAGGAATAGGGCACGACAATGCCGGTCGTGCCGAGAATCGAAAGACCGCCCAATATGCCCAGGCGCGGATTGAGTGTCTTTTGCGCCAGCGCCTCGCCGCCGGGAATCGCGATCTCGACGATGGCGTCGGCGCTACATCCATGCAGTTGTGCGACTTCGGCGATGTTGGCGCTCATCATGGCGCGCGGCACGGGATTGATGGCGGGCTCGCCCGGCGGCAAGGGCAGGCCTGGCTTGGTGACCGTCCCTACGCCAGCCCCGGCGCAAAACACTACGCCGGAGCCGCGCGGCGCCAGGCGGACAGTTGCAAGGACGAGCGCCCCATGCGTGACGTCGGGATCATCGCCGGCATCCTTGATCACGCCAGCGCGGGCGAAGCCTTCGCCGAATTCGGTGCAGGCCAGCGCGAAATGCGTGCGTGCGCCATCCGGCAGCACGATCTCGATCGGATCGGCGAATTGGCCGGTGATCAAGGCGTCGAAAGCCGCCCGTGCCGCCGCCGTGGCGCAGCTTCCGGTGGTCCAACCATAGCGCAAAGGTCGCCCGGCATGTTCTTCGTCCATAGGATCAGCGATAGCGCGCCAAGCGCGGCAGGCAAACAGGGAAATCGGATGGCCCAAGGAATGCGGCAATGAATATGTCCGTAGCGGCGCCGCCAGGTCTGCTCATTGCCGCCCCCCGATCCGGCAGCGGCAAGACGACGCTCACGCTCGGCCTCATGCGCGCCGCGCGGCAGCGTGGCCGGCGCGTCCTTGGTGCTAAATGCGGCCCGGATTATATCGATCCGGCCTTTCATGCCGCCGCGACCGGACGGCCCGGCCTCAATCTGGACAGTTGGGCCATGGAACCGGCACTGCGCCACGCGCTTGTTGCCGGGGTAGCCGAGGCGGCCGATCTCATCCTCTGCGAAGGGCTGATGGGGCTTTTCGACGGCGTTCCGGCGGAGCCGGGGCGCAGCGGCTCATCGGCCGATATTGCCGCGGCCTTCGGCTGGCCGGTCATTCTTATTCTCGATGTCAGTGGTCAGTCGCAATCCGCCGCGGCGACCGCGCTTGGCTGCGCCACGCTCGATCCGCGGCTCACCATCGCCGGCGTGGTGTTGAATCGCATCGGCAGTGTGCGGCATCAGATGCTCGCCGCGCAAGCGATCGAACGCGTCGGCCTGCCGGTGCTTGGTGCGCTGCGCCGCGCGCCCGAGATCACTTTGCCAGAACGCCATTTGGGTCTCGTGCAGGCTGGCGAGACGGCTGATCTCGATTTGACGCTCGACCGGCTGGCCGGCTTCATTGAAACGCAGATCGATGTCGACCAACTCCTCGATCTTGCAGTTCCGTCACGTGTCGAGGGCCGCGAGCCTGTGCCCGCGCGCAAACCACCTGGCCAGCGGATTGCGGTCGCGCGCGACGCGGCCTTTTCTTTCCTTTATCCGCATCTGCTGCAGGGCTGGCGCGCGGCCGGCGCCGAACTCAGCTTTTTTTCGCCGCTCGCCGATGAAGCGCCGCCGCCCGATTGCGACTTCTGCTGGTTGCCGGGCGGCTATCCAGAGCTTTATGCCGGCAAAATCGCCGCCGCGCCGCGCTTTCTCGAAGGCACCCGGCGTTTCGCCGAGAGCCGGCCGGTCCATGGCGAATGCGGCGGCTATATGGTTCTGGGTCGCGGCCTCATCGATGCCAGCGGCGCGCATCATGAAATGCTCGGCCTGCTCGGTCTCAGCACATCGTTCGAGAAGCGCCGGCTGACTCTCGGCTATCGCGAAGCCGAACTCTTGGCCGATACAGCCTTGGGACCGCGTGGCGCAAAACTGCGCGGTCATGAATTTCATTATGCGACGATCGCCGACAAAGGCGACGACGCACCCTTTGCGATCCTCAATGATGCGTATGGCTCGACGCCGAGTCTCGCCGGCAGCGTTCGTGCACAAGTCTCTGGAAGTTTCTTTCACATCATCGCCTGAGGCTAAGTTAGCGCTTGATGGCCCGCGCCGCCGTGCCTGTCCTCGGCGTTGCCGCAATCGTCCGCTTAATAGTAATCTCATCCGCGGTTAAGGATGGTCGAAAGCTGTTCCGCGCCTATGTCTAAGATGAACGGGCATGGTCCGACCGGATTTTTGCGCGGATGGGAAGCTGTGCGCCGGATCGTGGTTTGAAAAATGTCCGTTGGTCTTCGGTGATCGCTTTGACCGTCCGCAATTGGCGGCCGCGCGCGGAGGCTGTCGGTCGATAGATTCTCGATCGGCGGAGCGCGCCACTTAAGATAGAGGTAATCATGCGAATTGCTCAGATCGCGCCGCTTGCCGAGGCCGTACCGCCTAAGCTTTATGGGGGCACCGAACGGGTGGTGTCCTGGCTTACAGAGGAACTCGTCCGCCAGGGGCACGATGTCACGCTTTTCGCAGCGGGCGGATCGAAGACCGCAGCCAAGTTGGTCGAAGGAAGCGACCAGGGTTTGCGCCTGCAAGGCGTCCGCGACCACACTGCGAGCAATCTGGTGATGCTCGACGGGGTGAGACGTCGTGCCGATGAGTTCGACATTATTCACTGCCATATCGATCTGCTGCAATATCCCCTGTTCCAGGATTTAAGCCATAAACTCGTGACGACATTGCACGGCCGTCTCGATTTTTGCGATTTCTGGCCGGTCTATAAAGCCTATCCGCATATGCCGTTGATTTCGGTCTCGGATATGCAGCGTCGGCCGATGCCCGAGGGGGTCAATTGGCTGGCCACCGTGTATCATGGCTTGCCGGCAGATCTTTGTCCGTTGCACGAAAACGGCGGTGACTACCTCGCCTTTCTCGGCCGGATCTCGCCGGAGAAACGCCCGGATCGCGCGATCGAGATCGCCAAGCGCGCCGGCGTGAAGTTGAAGATCGCGGCGAAAGTCGATGAGGCCGATCGTACTTATTTCAAAGAGGTCATCGAGCCGATGCTCGATCATCCTTTGATCGAATTTATCGGCGAAATTGACGATGGCCAGAAAGGTGCCTTTGTCGGCAATGCGCTCGCGCTCCTCTTTCCGATCGATTGGTGCGAGCCGTTTGGGCTGGTCATGATCGAGGCCATGTCGGCGGGAACCCCCGTGATCGCTTGGCGGAACGGCTCCGTGCCGGAAATCGTCAAAGATGGTGTCGGAGGCTTGATCGTCGATTCTATCGAGATGGCTGTCGCGGCCGTCGGCCGCGTCAAAGCGATCGATCGAATGTCCGTGCGACGCTATTTCGAATCGCGTTTCACCGACAAGCACATGGCCCACAACTATATCGCCGCTTATGAAAAGCTCAGACAGTCTCAGATGAAATTATTGGCGGCGGAATAGGTGCTTTCATAGCTCGGCATGCGCGCTGAAGCACAAGGCCGATCGGCGCCAGCTTTCTTATGACGCATCGTTGAAGGCGACATGAGACCCGTGACAATTTGCGTGAAAGTGAGAGACCAATAATGAAACAGGCTCCCGCGCGCGAAAACGATATCGAGCCGCCTATCGAAGAAATCTCCGACTATTATATCGAACCGCAAACGTCGCTTGTCGAGCGTCCTCTGCGAACGCTCAAGTACAATGATATGTTCGCCGTGCTCGATAGCTATGGCGACATCGGCGTCGGACCGGAGGGGCCAGAGGGCCTCTTCGTGCGTGATACGCGATATTTGTCCAAGTTCGACGTGAGGTTCGAAGGCAAGCGACCGCTTCTGTTAGGTTCTGTCGTCGAGGACAATAATGCGTCGCTGTCGGCGAATTCGACCAATCCAGACATTCATATCGATGGGAATATTTCCATACCGCGCGACGTGATCGCGATAGAGCGAACCAAGCTGCTTTTCGAGACAGGCTGCTATGAGCGTATCGGCTTTGTCAATTACGACAGACGCAAGCGAACTTTTCGAATCACGATCTATTTTGACGCAGACTTCCGCGACGTATTCGAAGTGCGCGGCGTGCACCGCGAGGCGCGCGGCGTGCGCGCTGCGCATGTCGTCGGCAGTGAGCGAGTCGTGGTGCGATATGACGGCCTGGATCAGATCAGCCGGTATACGAGTCTCAGTTTCACTCCCGTGCCGCAATATCTGGGCCTCAACAGGGCGGAGTTCGACATTGTTCTCCGACACGGCGAAAAATGCTCGATCCTTGCGAGTGTCACTTGCGGAGAAGGGCGAGTGTGTGAACCGCTAGGCTTTTTTGCAGCCTATCAGGGTGCGCGCCGCAGCCTAAGAGCGTTGACGCGAAACATTGCCACTGTGCAGAGTTCGAACGTCGTCTTCGACGAAATGGCCTGTCGTTCGACATCCGATATTTACACGCTGATCAGCCGCACCGGCGTTGGTCTCTATCCTTATGCTGGCATTCCATGGTTCAGCACGATTTTTGGTCGCGACGGCATCATCACGGCGATGATGATGCTTTGGATCGATCCATTGATCGCGAAAGGGGTTCTTCTCTATCTGGCTGAAACCCAGGCGCAGCATGTCGATCTCGAAGCCGATGCCGAGCCCGGCAAAATCTTGCATGAGGTGCGGCATGGCGAAATGGCCAATCTCAAAGAAGTGCCGTTCAGCCATTGCTACGCCACGGTCGATGCCACTCCGCTCTTCATCATGCTGGCCGGTCTCTATTTCGAGCGCACCGGAGATAGAGCGACCATCGAAGCGATCTGGCCGAATATCGAGGCCGGCCTTCTCTGGTGCGATACATTCGGCGATAAGGATAAGGATGGATTTGTCGAATATTATCGCAAGAACGACACGGGCCTCGTCAATCAGGGCTGGAAGGATAGCCAGGACTCCATTTTTCATGCCGATGGATCGCAAGCACAAGGCCCGATAGCGCTTTGCGAAGTGCAGGCCTATGTCTATGCAGCGAAGCGCGCCGCAGCCACATTGGGCAGAATGCTCGGCCAAACATCCAAATCGGAAGAGCTGGATGCGCAGTGCGAGGCGCTGCGGCGACGTTTTCACGAGGCCTTTTGGTGTGAAGACATCGGCACCTATGCGCTGGCTTTGGACGGTGCGAAGAAACCCTGCCGCGTGCGCTCTTCCAATGCCGGCCACGCGCTCTTCACAGGCATCGCCGATCCGGCCTATGCAGCCCGCGTCGCCGATAGTTTGACGCGGCCGGAGGCTTTCAGCGGCTGGGGCATTCGCACCATTTCGCAGGGGGAGAATCGCTATAATCCGATTTCTTATCATAATGGCTCGGTCTGGCCGCATGACAACGCGCTGATTGTTTGCGGCTTCGCGCGTTATGGCCTGAAGACGCAGGCAGCCAAGGTGTTTTCCGCCATGTTCGACGCCGCGAGCTATCAAGATCTGCGGCGGCTGCCGGAACTTTTTTGCGGTCTGGCGCGTCGGCCGAGGCGTGGCCCCACCGCTTATCCCGTGGCCTGCGCGCCGCAAGCCTGGGCCTCGGCTGCCACCTTCGCCTTTCTATCGGCTTGCATCGGGTTGAGCTTGCTGCATGAAAGCAATGAAATCCGATTCACCGACCCGCGACTGCCAGATTTCCTCGACGAATTGACGATACGTGGTCTGCAGCTCGGCGATACACGCACCGATATCCGCTTGCGTCGCGACGGCGATGACGTCACCGTCAGCGTGTTGGCTCGTGAAGGTACGGCGCGGATCGTTCAGACAAAATAAATTCGATGGTTTGAAGAAAAAATTCGATCATGCGCCATTTGGGTGGATTGCGGGGCGGCGCTGACAAGCGACGATGATTTGGCTGGCGTGCGCCAATTATGATTTTGACGGATGTTGCGGGTTGGCAGCACTAAAAAACGTCTGTCAGAAGGCCATGCCCGCCTCCTGTTGATTTTACCAATCGCTCATTTGCTTTTGGTGATTGGTATGCCGGCGCCGATGCCCGTCGCCGTAAGCGCTGCGCAAAGCGCGGCAGGCCGAGGCGATCGGACGTCGAGTCCTCGTGACGAAATCTTTAACAAAAATTTATGGTCGTGTACGCGCCTGAGACCGGACGCGGCTTGGAACAGGGATGCCTTAGCCGCGTTGTATGTAGTCGCTGGGGGCCTTGGACGATTCCCAGTCGTCCAGTCAGTCGACCAGGCTGCCGAGGCGCACGGCTTTGATCATGATCAATGACGGTCTGCCGTGCTGGCGCTAGCGCTTAACCGATGACGCTATTTGCCGAGCAAATGGATGATGCGCCTGTTCAGCGCGTGATGCGGATCCGATCCGCCGATTCCCGATATGCCGGGTCTTCAAAGAAGCAGGGCCTCGTCCTGAAGGAGCATGAAATGGAAACACTTGACACAGTCGTCGCCGTCTTCCCGGATCACATTGCTGCGGATGCCGCCGTTAAAAAGCTGAGCGCGGCCGGTTTCGACATGAAGAATCTCAGCGTCGTCGGCAAAGGGTATCATACTGACGAAAAGGTCGTGGGCTTTTACAATGCGGGTGATCGAATCAAGTTTTGGGGCACGCGCGGCGCATTCTGGGGCGGCCTGTGGGGCTTGTTCTTTGGTGGCTTGTTCATGATGATTCCCGTTGTCGGGCATGTCGTTTTGCTGGGATATTTGGCCGCTATAGCGATCTCCGGAGTCGAGACCGCGGTCGTCGTCGGCGGCCTGAGCGCGCTCGGTGCCGCTTTGTACAGCATCGGCATCCCGAAAAACAGCGTCGTCGAATATGAGACGGCCGTGAAGGCCGATAGCTTCTTGGTAATGGCGCATGGTTCGACGGCGGAAGTCGCGCGCGCGCAGACGCTCCTCGCGACGATCAATCCCACCCGTCTTGACGTGCATTCCGGAACGAAAGCGAGCGAGCCGGGCGAGGTCGTCCATGCGGCAAGTTGAGCGATGAGCTAGGCGACTGGCGAATAAAGGCGGCAACGGAGGTGGCCGTTGACCGCCGTTTTAGCGGCATTCGATTGGCGGTCTATGTCGTCATCGATGCAAACACGAGGAACGCGCGATGTTGTGGAACCTATCCGCGATCAAAGGCTACACCATCAAAGCCAAAGACGGCGAGCTTGGCAGTGTGAACGATCTTTTGTTCGACGATACCAATTGGTGGGTCCGCTGGCTTGTCGTCGACACCGGCCATTGGCTTCCTGGCCGCAAAGTTCTTTTGCCACCCGCGGTCGTGCTACGCGCCGATCCAAAAGAAAAAGACGTCGCCGTCGACTTGACAATGCAGCAGGTCAAGGACAGCCCGGACATTGATACGGACCGGCCTGTGTCGCGACAGATCGAAACCAGTATCTATGATTTTTACGGTTGGAGTCCCTATTGGGGCAATGGCCTTTTCACGGATACCTATGGCTATGTTGGCGGCGATGGGACGGCCGCGCCGCATCTTGGATCGCCGCAACGGCGTGCCGATATTGCCGAAATCGAGCGAAGCGAGGATGATCCGCATCTGCGCAGCATTGCCGCGGTCACGGGCTACCATGTCCATGCGACTGACGGCGACATCGGCCACGTTGCGGATTTTCTCTTCGAAGACGCCGATTGGAGCATCCGCTACCTCGTCGTCGATACGAAGAATTGGTGGCCGGGCAAAAAGGTCCTGATCGCGCCGAGATCGGCACGTGAGATCGATTGGATCGATGAGCTGGTGAAGCTCGACATGAATCGCGAGCAGGTTAAAGAGAGCCCGGCCTATGACGCGTCCGCTATCGGTCGATGATGAGAAGTTTCTGACCTGTCGCGGCATTATCTGGATCAACAAGTCGATCGAATCGACGAAACCGCGGAACCATGCGTTTGGCCGCTGACATTGTATGGCCCTGATGGCCTGAATAAGATTTAGATCAAAGCCGAAGGCCACGGTTTGGCTCAAGAGTTTATCATGGCACATAGGTCGGCGGAGGCATTCGGCCAATTTGAAGGGGTGTCGCCGTCGATGCGCCGGCGACAATCCGGGGGCGGGGAGGGCAATGACCATGATCAATGTGCCGGCGAGCGCGGGCGTATCGCCGGACAGCACCGCCAATGTCGACCAGACGCGTGGCTTGACGAGTGATGAAGTTCATCGCCGGCTGGAGAAATTCGGCTCCAACGCAATGCCCGACACGACCCTGCATCCGCTGCGCATGGCGATCGAGAAATTCTGGGCGCCGGTTCCGTGGATGCTCGAAGCCGCGATCGTGCTCGAGTTGGTCCTCGGCAAATATGTCGAGGCCGCGATCATCGCGGTTCTTCTGGTGTTCAATGCCGCGCTCGGACTGATCCAAGAGAGCCGTGCCGAGGCCACTCTTGCGGCTCTGAAGTCGCGGCTCGCGCTGAATGCATCGGTGCGCCGCGACGGCGCATGGAAAATCGTTGCGGCGGCCGAATTGGTGCCGGGGGATCTCGTAAAGCTTTCTCTCGGGGGCGTGGTGGCGGCGGATGTTCGTCTCACGAGCGGCGAAGTTCTGCTCGATCAGTCCATGCTCACCGGGGAATCGATTCCCATCGAAGCCGGTGCGGGCAAAGAAACCTATGCAGGGGCCTTGGTCCGCCGCGGCGAGGCGATGGCGGAGGTTATGGCGACGGGATCTCGTACCAAATTCGGCCATACGGCTGAACTCGTTCGCACTGCCCATGTCATCAGCACGCAGCAGAAGACGGTTCTGCGCGTGGTGCGCAATCTCGCCGGGTTCAATGGCATCATCATTGTGATGCTGGTTGCCTATGCCTGGCTTCTCAAAATGCCTCTCGCTGAGATCATCCCCCTGGTATTGACGGGGGTTCTCGGCTCGATACCCGTTGCGCTGCCGGCCACCTTCACTCTTGCGTCGGCGCTTGGCGCTCAGGCCTTGGCGAAGGAAGGCGTCCTTCCGACCCGACTTTCCGCCGTGGATGAAGCGGCGACCATGAATGTCTTGTGCGCCGACAAGACCGGCACGCTTACCCAGAACGCGCTGAGCGTGACGACGGTCCACCCTATGCCGGGTTTCGACGAGGCGCATGTCCTGACGCTGGCCGCGCTGGCCAGCTCGGAAGGCGGGCAGGACCCGGTCGATGGCGCCATTCGCGCCGCCGCGGCGAGCAAGGCCGTCTCGGACGCGCCGAAATTGATCAAATTTACCGCCTTCGATCCGGCGAAGAAAATGTCCGAGGCGACTGCGACAGATGCGACAGGAAGCCAGCAAACGATCGTGAAGGGCGCTTTTGCCGTGGTCATCGGCCTTGTTCAGCCGTCAGCGAGCGCGACGGCGGCGGCGCAGGAACTCGAGGCCAAGGGCTTTAGAGTATTGGCGGTCGCCGCTGGACTGCCGCATGCGATGAAGCTCGTAGGATTGATCGCGCTCAGCGATCCACCTCGGGCTGACTCGGCGGCGCTCATCACTGAACTGCATCAGCTCGGCGTGCGCGCCGTGATGGTGACGGGCGATGCGGCGGCCACCGCTGCCATCGTCGCAAAGGCGGTCGGGCTCGGCGGCGCCGTCTGTCCGCCCGGGCCAATCCCCGATGCCGTCCACCCCGAGCAATTTGCGGTCTTTGCCGGTGTCC
The window above is part of the Methylovirgula sp. HY1 genome. Proteins encoded here:
- a CDS encoding amylo-alpha-1,6-glucosidase, which translates into the protein MKQAPARENDIEPPIEEISDYYIEPQTSLVERPLRTLKYNDMFAVLDSYGDIGVGPEGPEGLFVRDTRYLSKFDVRFEGKRPLLLGSVVEDNNASLSANSTNPDIHIDGNISIPRDVIAIERTKLLFETGCYERIGFVNYDRRKRTFRITIYFDADFRDVFEVRGVHREARGVRAAHVVGSERVVVRYDGLDQISRYTSLSFTPVPQYLGLNRAEFDIVLRHGEKCSILASVTCGEGRVCEPLGFFAAYQGARRSLRALTRNIATVQSSNVVFDEMACRSTSDIYTLISRTGVGLYPYAGIPWFSTIFGRDGIITAMMMLWIDPLIAKGVLLYLAETQAQHVDLEADAEPGKILHEVRHGEMANLKEVPFSHCYATVDATPLFIMLAGLYFERTGDRATIEAIWPNIEAGLLWCDTFGDKDKDGFVEYYRKNDTGLVNQGWKDSQDSIFHADGSQAQGPIALCEVQAYVYAAKRAAATLGRMLGQTSKSEELDAQCEALRRRFHEAFWCEDIGTYALALDGAKKPCRVRSSNAGHALFTGIADPAYAARVADSLTRPEAFSGWGIRTISQGENRYNPISYHNGSVWPHDNALIVCGFARYGLKTQAAKVFSAMFDAASYQDLRRLPELFCGLARRPRRGPTAYPVACAPQAWASAATFAFLSACIGLSLLHESNEIRFTDPRLPDFLDELTIRGLQLGDTRTDIRLRRDGDDVTVSVLAREGTARIVQTK
- a CDS encoding PRC-barrel domain-containing protein; the encoded protein is MLWNLSAIKGYTIKAKDGELGSVNDLLFDDTNWWVRWLVVDTGHWLPGRKVLLPPAVVLRADPKEKDVAVDLTMQQVKDSPDIDTDRPVSRQIETSIYDFYGWSPYWGNGLFTDTYGYVGGDGTAAPHLGSPQRRADIAEIERSEDDPHLRSIAAVTGYHVHATDGDIGHVADFLFEDADWSIRYLVVDTKNWWPGKKVLIAPRSAREIDWIDELVKLDMNREQVKESPAYDASAIGR
- a CDS encoding glycosyltransferase family 4 protein, producing the protein MRIAQIAPLAEAVPPKLYGGTERVVSWLTEELVRQGHDVTLFAAGGSKTAAKLVEGSDQGLRLQGVRDHTASNLVMLDGVRRRADEFDIIHCHIDLLQYPLFQDLSHKLVTTLHGRLDFCDFWPVYKAYPHMPLISVSDMQRRPMPEGVNWLATVYHGLPADLCPLHENGGDYLAFLGRISPEKRPDRAIEIAKRAGVKLKIAAKVDEADRTYFKEVIEPMLDHPLIEFIGEIDDGQKGAFVGNALALLFPIDWCEPFGLVMIEAMSAGTPVIAWRNGSVPEIVKDGVGGLIVDSIEMAVAAVGRVKAIDRMSVRRYFESRFTDKHMAHNYIAAYEKLRQSQMKLLAAE
- a CDS encoding cobyrinate a,c-diamide synthase; its protein translation is MSVAAPPGLLIAAPRSGSGKTTLTLGLMRAARQRGRRVLGAKCGPDYIDPAFHAAATGRPGLNLDSWAMEPALRHALVAGVAEAADLILCEGLMGLFDGVPAEPGRSGSSADIAAAFGWPVILILDVSGQSQSAAATALGCATLDPRLTIAGVVLNRIGSVRHQMLAAQAIERVGLPVLGALRRAPEITLPERHLGLVQAGETADLDLTLDRLAGFIETQIDVDQLLDLAVPSRVEGREPVPARKPPGQRIAVARDAAFSFLYPHLLQGWRAAGAELSFFSPLADEAPPPDCDFCWLPGGYPELYAGKIAAAPRFLEGTRRFAESRPVHGECGGYMVLGRGLIDASGAHHEMLGLLGLSTSFEKRRLTLGYREAELLADTALGPRGAKLRGHEFHYATIADKGDDAPFAILNDAYGSTPSLAGSVRAQVSGSFFHIIA
- a CDS encoding cobalt-precorrin-5B (C(1))-methyltransferase; protein product: MDEEHAGRPLRYGWTTGSCATAAARAAFDALITGQFADPIEIVLPDGARTHFALACTEFGEGFARAGVIKDAGDDPDVTHGALVLATVRLAPRGSGVVFCAGAGVGTVTKPGLPLPPGEPAINPVPRAMMSANIAEVAQLHGCSADAIVEIAIPGGEALAQKTLNPRLGILGGLSILGTTGIVVPYSCAAWVHSIHRGVDVARAQGLTHIAGATGSVSEKAVQHFHDLPEDALIDMGDFVGGLLKYLRRRPIETLTIGGGFAKMAKLGQGMLDLHARRGAVDLDVLAEHAIAAGGDTRLAERIRAANTGLDALERAAAAGINLAESIADAAWRTAAKAVEGGANRLDIVVVDRTGHVIATTGFRALH
- a CDS encoding HAD-IC family P-type ATPase, which gives rise to MTMINVPASAGVSPDSTANVDQTRGLTSDEVHRRLEKFGSNAMPDTTLHPLRMAIEKFWAPVPWMLEAAIVLELVLGKYVEAAIIAVLLVFNAALGLIQESRAEATLAALKSRLALNASVRRDGAWKIVAAAELVPGDLVKLSLGGVVAADVRLTSGEVLLDQSMLTGESIPIEAGAGKETYAGALVRRGEAMAEVMATGSRTKFGHTAELVRTAHVISTQQKTVLRVVRNLAGFNGIIIVMLVAYAWLLKMPLAEIIPLVLTGVLGSIPVALPATFTLASALGAQALAKEGVLPTRLSAVDEAATMNVLCADKTGTLTQNALSVTTVHPMPGFDEAHVLTLAALASSEGGQDPVDGAIRAAAASKAVSDAPKLIKFTAFDPAKKMSEATATDATGSQQTIVKGAFAVVIGLVQPSASATAAAQELEAKGFRVLAVAAGLPHAMKLVGLIALSDPPRADSAALITELHQLGVRAVMVTGDAAATAAIVAKAVGLGGAVCPPGPIPDAVHPEQFAVFAGVLPEDKYKLVKAFQKSGHTVGMCGDGANDAPALRQAQMGIAVSTATDVAKSAAGMVLTMPGLAGIVAAVKEGRIIYQRILTYTLNSIIKKIVTVLLLVVGLIMTGHAILTPLLMVIIMIAGDFLAMSLTTDHVRPSSMPNAWNIGKLTMAGVVMACCELAFCSGILAVGKFEMGLRIDALRTLAFIALVFGSQAIIYAIRQHRHLWGSRPSLWLVASSVVDILIASTLAIGGLAMAPLPIAVVATTLAAAIAFAVILDLVKLPTFSRLKIA